A single genomic interval of Desulfovibrio desulfuricans harbors:
- a CDS encoding dicarboxylate/amino acid:cation symporter encodes MSKSKNEFGLILKLLAGIVIGALIGFAANENVMQVVMSLKYVLGQIIFYTVPLVIIAFIAPAITRLGQNASRMLIAALVIAYISSVGAATMSCLAGYAIIPHLSVPTAVAALHPLPDVLFKLDIPPVMPVMTALVTAVLIGIASLWTRAEIMVRLLDELEAIMLKIVSNVVIPLLPLFIAATFAGLAYEGSLTRQLPVFLKVIILVLLGHYIWLAVLYSIAGIVSGRNPLEVLRHYGPAYLTAVGTMSSAATLPVSLSCASRSSVLSKEMVEFAVPLGATIHLCGSVLTETFFAMTISMLLYGYLPSPATMAVFIALFGVFAIGAPGVPGGTVMASLGIVVSVLGFDPAGVALLLAIFALQDSFGTACNVTGDGAMALMLEGLFNRSKGKVSQA; translated from the coding sequence ATGTCCAAGAGCAAGAACGAATTCGGCCTTATCCTCAAGCTGCTGGCAGGCATTGTCATTGGCGCACTGATCGGTTTTGCGGCCAATGAAAATGTCATGCAGGTTGTAATGTCTCTCAAGTATGTTCTGGGCCAGATAATCTTTTACACCGTGCCGCTCGTTATCATTGCGTTTATTGCGCCTGCCATTACCCGGCTTGGACAGAACGCCAGCCGCATGTTGATTGCGGCGCTGGTCATTGCTTACATTTCTTCAGTAGGCGCGGCCACCATGTCTTGCCTCGCCGGATACGCCATCATCCCCCATCTGTCCGTTCCCACGGCGGTGGCTGCCCTGCATCCTCTGCCTGATGTGCTCTTCAAGCTGGATATCCCCCCGGTCATGCCGGTCATGACAGCCTTGGTAACGGCTGTTCTTATTGGCATAGCGTCGCTGTGGACGCGAGCTGAAATCATGGTGCGCCTGCTGGACGAGCTGGAAGCTATCATGCTCAAGATCGTGAGCAACGTGGTTATTCCCCTGTTGCCGCTCTTTATTGCCGCCACCTTTGCCGGGCTTGCCTACGAAGGCAGCCTCACGCGGCAGCTTCCCGTATTCTTGAAAGTTATCATTCTCGTGTTGCTCGGGCACTACATCTGGCTTGCCGTGCTGTACTCCATTGCCGGTATTGTGTCTGGTCGCAATCCCCTTGAGGTGCTGCGCCACTATGGCCCTGCCTACCTTACTGCTGTTGGCACCATGTCCAGCGCGGCCACGCTGCCGGTTTCCCTTTCCTGCGCATCGCGATCTTCCGTGCTTTCCAAAGAAATGGTGGAGTTCGCCGTGCCCCTTGGGGCGACAATCCATCTCTGCGGCTCTGTGTTGACGGAAACTTTTTTTGCCATGACCATTTCCATGTTGCTGTATGGCTATTTGCCCAGCCCGGCGACAATGGCGGTATTCATTGCCCTGTTTGGGGTGTTTGCCATCGGCGCTCCGGGCGTGCCTGGCGGTACAGTAATGGCTTCTCTTGGCATTGTGGTGAGCGTGCTTGGTTTTGATCCTGCCGGGGTGGCCTTGCTGCTGGCCATATTTGCCCTGCAGGACAGCTTTGGCACAGCCTGCAACGTTACCGGCGATGGCGCAATGGCCCTGATGCTGGAAGGTCTTTTCAACCGGTCAAAAGGCAAGGTCAGCCAAGCCTGA
- a CDS encoding RidA family protein encodes MSQRIATEKAPAAIGPYSQGMVCGTLLFTSGQIPVEPSTKAVPDDVAAQARQSLENVKAVVEAGGSSMDRVVKTTVFLADMGDFAAVNQVYSTYFAEPFPARSCVQVAALPLGVKVEIEAVAVL; translated from the coding sequence ATGTCTCAGCGTATTGCAACGGAAAAGGCCCCAGCAGCCATTGGCCCGTACTCTCAGGGGATGGTCTGCGGCACCCTTCTTTTTACATCCGGCCAGATACCCGTTGAGCCTTCCACCAAGGCTGTGCCCGATGATGTGGCTGCCCAGGCCCGTCAGTCGCTGGAAAACGTCAAGGCTGTTGTAGAAGCTGGCGGCAGCAGCATGGACCGCGTGGTAAAAACTACGGTGTTTCTGGCTGACATGGGTGATTTCGCCGCTGTAAACCAGGTGTACTCCACCTATTTTGCAGAGCCTTTTCCTGCCCGGAGTTGCGTACAGGTAGCGGCCTTGCCTCTTGGAGTAAAGGTCGAGATTGAAGCAGTCGCCGTCCTGTAG
- a CDS encoding L-cysteine desulfidase family protein gives MPNSQWPSFIELLHKEVVPALGCTEPVAVALAAAHAVEALGCQPENIKVLVSGNLLKNGMGVGVPGTGSTGMNIAAAVGAIGGKAARGLEVLAELTPEQAEAGRNMVEAGRVHVGIAEGSPLLYAEVLVEGGGHTGRAVLEHEHTNIVRIERDGKVLFSREQPDDATTAKSEEWPLSIAAIHEFATQAPFEDISFILEAARLNEAVALEGLAREYGLQVGRTIDGNIRKRLMSDDVTTLAVKLTAAASDARMDGVMMPVMSNSGSGNQGITCTMPVVAFAMRLEAGDEALARALIMSHLTSIHVKHRLGRLSALCGATVASMASACGIVMLLGGGIEQIDRTIRNMVGNVAGMICDGAKTGCAMKVASAVGAGVQSAMLAMDGMGVTRNEGIVEDDIEQCIANLARLGCDGMAQADRVVLDIMVAKS, from the coding sequence ATGCCCAATTCCCAGTGGCCCAGTTTTATTGAACTGCTGCATAAGGAAGTAGTGCCCGCTCTAGGCTGCACTGAGCCAGTAGCTGTGGCGCTGGCGGCTGCCCATGCCGTTGAGGCTCTGGGTTGCCAGCCCGAGAACATAAAGGTGCTCGTTAGCGGTAATTTGCTGAAAAACGGCATGGGCGTTGGCGTGCCGGGCACAGGCTCTACGGGCATGAATATTGCCGCTGCTGTTGGGGCGATTGGCGGAAAGGCAGCGCGCGGGCTTGAAGTGCTGGCGGAGCTTACGCCCGAACAGGCCGAAGCTGGCCGCAATATGGTCGAAGCCGGCCGCGTCCATGTGGGCATTGCCGAAGGCTCGCCCCTGCTGTACGCGGAAGTTCTCGTGGAAGGCGGGGGGCATACAGGCCGGGCTGTGCTTGAGCATGAGCACACCAACATTGTGCGTATTGAGCGCGATGGAAAGGTGCTGTTCAGCCGCGAGCAGCCAGATGACGCAACCACTGCAAAAAGTGAAGAATGGCCGCTGTCCATTGCCGCCATTCATGAGTTTGCCACGCAGGCGCCTTTTGAAGACATCAGCTTTATTCTTGAAGCCGCGAGGCTCAACGAAGCGGTGGCTCTGGAAGGCCTGGCCCGGGAATACGGCCTGCAGGTAGGACGCACCATTGATGGCAATATCCGCAAACGTCTTATGTCCGACGATGTGACCACCCTGGCGGTCAAACTGACGGCTGCCGCTTCCGATGCGCGCATGGACGGCGTGATGATGCCTGTGATGAGCAATTCCGGCAGCGGGAATCAGGGCATAACCTGCACCATGCCGGTGGTGGCCTTTGCCATGCGGCTGGAAGCAGGGGACGAGGCCCTGGCAAGGGCACTGATCATGAGCCACCTTACCTCAATTCACGTCAAGCATCGTCTGGGGCGGCTATCGGCTTTATGCGGCGCTACGGTTGCCAGCATGGCCTCCGCCTGCGGTATTGTAATGCTGCTTGGCGGCGGGATAGAGCAGATTGACCGTACCATCCGCAATATGGTGGGCAACGTGGCGGGCATGATCTGCGATGGCGCCAAGACCGGTTGCGCCATGAAGGTCGCTTCGGCGGTGGGCGCGGGCGTGCAATCTGCCATGCTGGCTATGGATGGCATGGGCGTAACCCGCAATGAAGGCATTGTTGAAGACGATATTGAACAATGCATTGCCAATCTGGCCCGGCTGGGCTGCGACGGTATGGCTCAGGCCGACCGCGTGGTGCTGGACATCATGGTGGCGAAAAGCTGA